From one Streptomyces spiramyceticus genomic stretch:
- a CDS encoding phenylacetate--CoA ligase family protein: MWLPTSEKYREFLDRYLPLHARYVAGELTEGEWELWAEGQLRRVVALAQSGSPFYARRLEGVDPASLTLAALPDLPFTTKNDLREAMHAILSRDLDEACFFYETTGTTGPATPCPRDQREVIASNAHVTEGWRNIFAEHFPERSPRVGIMGPTEVHSLGDTLGDVARNLGSAVAKIWPYSPVIGFPKALQLMRDLALDVVFCTPNVALSLAKAARAQGLDPRRDFAVKVFLVTGEMCTPDLARQIDQAWGVRTYNALYGAQESLVIASACARGQLHLARPNYAAQVVDPDTGEELGRYGTGELVITMLIDGIKPLIRYRTGDLVDLRRNDCGCGIQGPVLKVVGRTRDRLRLGGRSFQAWEIEQAVLRGIDGSLGYQVVIDCDEAGEDRVTVRLDLPGEPGRELRQAHAGRVAAALGVRCDVEFLDELDPVTTTGAFVSWKAARIHDRRTAADHETEAARRLAGARGHQS; encoded by the coding sequence ATGTGGCTGCCCACATCCGAGAAGTACCGAGAGTTCCTGGACCGGTACCTGCCACTCCATGCCCGTTATGTCGCCGGTGAACTCACCGAGGGCGAATGGGAGTTGTGGGCTGAGGGGCAGCTGCGGCGCGTCGTCGCGCTCGCGCAGTCCGGCTCGCCCTTCTACGCCCGCCGCCTCGAAGGGGTCGACCCCGCATCGCTCACCCTCGCCGCCCTCCCGGACCTCCCCTTCACCACGAAGAACGACCTCCGGGAGGCCATGCACGCCATCCTCAGCCGTGATCTCGACGAGGCGTGCTTCTTCTACGAGACGACGGGAACGACCGGGCCCGCCACACCCTGCCCGCGCGACCAGCGCGAGGTGATCGCCTCCAACGCCCATGTCACGGAGGGCTGGCGGAACATCTTCGCCGAGCACTTCCCCGAGCGGTCCCCGCGCGTCGGCATCATGGGGCCCACCGAGGTGCACTCGCTCGGCGACACACTGGGCGACGTGGCCCGCAACCTGGGCTCCGCCGTCGCCAAGATCTGGCCGTACTCCCCGGTCATCGGCTTCCCGAAGGCGCTCCAGCTGATGCGCGACCTCGCCCTGGACGTGGTGTTCTGCACGCCCAACGTGGCGCTCTCCCTCGCCAAGGCCGCCCGCGCCCAGGGCCTCGACCCGCGCCGGGACTTCGCCGTCAAGGTCTTCCTCGTCACCGGCGAGATGTGTACCCCCGACCTGGCGAGGCAGATCGACCAGGCCTGGGGAGTACGTACCTACAACGCGCTGTACGGAGCACAGGAGTCGCTGGTCATCGCATCCGCCTGCGCCCGTGGGCAACTGCATCTGGCGCGGCCCAACTATGCGGCCCAGGTGGTCGATCCGGACACGGGCGAGGAGCTCGGTCGGTACGGCACCGGTGAACTCGTCATCACCATGCTGATCGACGGGATCAAGCCGCTCATCCGCTACCGCACCGGCGATCTGGTGGATCTGCGCCGCAACGACTGCGGCTGCGGCATCCAGGGCCCGGTGCTCAAGGTCGTCGGGCGGACCCGCGACCGGCTGCGGCTCGGCGGACGCTCGTTCCAGGCCTGGGAGATCGAGCAGGCCGTACTGCGGGGCATCGACGGAAGCCTCGGATACCAGGTCGTCATCGACTGCGACGAGGCCGGCGAGGACCGGGTGACCGTACGGCTCGACCTGCCGGGCGAGCCCGGCCGGGAGCTCCGGCAGGCCCATGCGGGGCGGGTCGCGGCGGCCCTCGGCGTGCGCTGCGACGTCGAGTTCCTCGACGAGCTCGACCCGGTGACCACCACCGGCGCCTTCGTCAGCTGGAAGGCCGCCCGCATCCACGACCGGCGCACCGCCGCCGACCACGAGACCGAGGCGGCCCGCCGTCTCGCCGGAGCCCGGGGGCACCAGTCATGA
- a CDS encoding amidohydrolase family protein: protein MTTAHRPRLLLHDVTVQEGKGYASLPARSVLIDGDRIEAVLPAAEAPVEGDFVRWEPGEGGGKGGATVMPGMTLGHTHIAYVNVTNGRETLFKYRVPEVALHAARHAADLLTCGYTAFVGAGSVAGIDMALKNAIEAGVIAGPRVTPCSRDLMVSGPEGRRNPGLKQRMPRELMPVVDELGDLVTYTEEEIDQGAEIIKVFSSGDDTFPNARSEELLFTREELATVVRVAHARGARVRAHSRGLGGIRNALAAGVDVIDHATYADDAALDQIAERGIFVVPSLFQPTQLLELGEKFGKAPDYLEALDFKDEIANTLRFLPKAEELGLRIVPGDDFGFAWTPHGTYADELVMYVERAGISPATVLKWACANGAALAGRGDDAGTVEPGRLADLVVLDRDPAADLTVLQDRTALRTVLLGGRHVAGPAAPPTA from the coding sequence GTGACCACCGCCCACCGACCCCGTCTGCTGCTGCACGACGTCACGGTCCAGGAGGGCAAGGGGTATGCCTCCCTGCCCGCGCGATCGGTGCTGATCGACGGGGACCGTATCGAAGCCGTACTGCCGGCCGCCGAGGCCCCGGTGGAGGGCGACTTCGTCCGCTGGGAACCGGGCGAAGGTGGCGGCAAAGGCGGTGCCACGGTCATGCCGGGCATGACCCTCGGCCACACCCACATCGCGTACGTCAACGTCACCAACGGCCGCGAGACGCTCTTCAAGTACCGCGTCCCCGAGGTTGCGCTGCACGCCGCCCGGCACGCGGCCGACCTGCTCACCTGCGGCTACACCGCCTTCGTCGGGGCCGGTTCGGTGGCCGGAATCGACATGGCGCTCAAGAATGCCATCGAGGCCGGGGTCATCGCCGGGCCCCGCGTCACCCCGTGCAGCCGCGATCTGATGGTGTCGGGGCCCGAGGGCCGCCGCAATCCCGGGCTCAAGCAGCGCATGCCGCGCGAGCTGATGCCGGTCGTGGACGAGCTGGGGGATCTGGTGACGTACACGGAGGAGGAGATCGACCAGGGCGCGGAGATCATCAAGGTCTTCTCGTCCGGCGACGACACCTTCCCCAACGCCCGCTCCGAAGAACTCCTCTTCACCCGGGAGGAGCTGGCGACGGTCGTACGCGTCGCCCATGCCCGCGGTGCGCGGGTACGGGCCCACTCGCGCGGCCTCGGCGGCATCCGCAACGCACTGGCCGCGGGGGTCGACGTCATCGATCACGCGACGTACGCCGACGACGCCGCTCTCGATCAGATCGCCGAGCGAGGGATCTTCGTCGTGCCGAGCCTCTTCCAGCCCACCCAGCTCCTCGAACTGGGCGAGAAGTTCGGCAAGGCCCCCGACTACCTGGAGGCGCTCGACTTCAAGGACGAGATCGCCAACACCCTGCGCTTCCTGCCGAAGGCGGAGGAGCTGGGCCTGCGGATCGTGCCGGGCGACGACTTCGGCTTCGCCTGGACCCCGCACGGCACGTACGCCGACGAGCTGGTGATGTACGTCGAGCGGGCCGGCATCTCCCCCGCGACGGTCCTCAAGTGGGCCTGCGCGAACGGGGCCGCCCTCGCGGGGCGTGGCGACGACGCGGGCACGGTCGAGCCGGGGCGCCTCGCCGACCTGGTCGTCCTGGACCGCGACCCGGCCGCCGATCTCACGGTCCTCCAGGACCGCACGGCGCTGCGCACGGTCCTGCTGGGCGGCCGCCACGTGGCGGGCCCGGCGGCCCCGCCCACCGCCTGA
- a CDS encoding ATP-grasp domain-containing protein: MSVVAIIEPRSSGAELIVRARELGHTVLVLTGGSGARAIPERQLAHAHRVVRTDTDDPAAVTTLLGALHQEQPLNAILPGFEHYVPIAARAAAALGLPGIDPRSVDGLRYKHLMRRAVATAGLDQPAFRAASSERALAAAYAELGPHCVVKPVDQSGSLGVRKVSTAAEALAAFRHALRPAARSGPGGLRLAVVEEYVQGPEYSVEGYAEGDRIHVLAITEKVLGLEPHFVEVGHIVPAQLPPSPAREIEEYITGVARVLGLGLGPFHAELRMTERGPLLMEIAARLPGDRIPDLLRLAKGVDLYEIMLRAHLGQPNPQPRPAPGGGRAGIRYFLRPGLRGYQDFRVDPLLESDPRVREIGVLLPPGTELPDPGSSAGRLGYVLAAGDSYDETAGLLRLADTSVTFS, translated from the coding sequence ATGAGCGTCGTAGCAATCATCGAACCGCGTTCGTCCGGTGCGGAGCTGATCGTGCGGGCCCGCGAACTGGGCCACACCGTCCTCGTACTGACCGGCGGATCAGGGGCGCGGGCCATCCCGGAGCGCCAACTCGCCCACGCCCACCGGGTTGTGCGGACCGACACCGACGACCCGGCCGCCGTCACCACACTGCTGGGCGCGCTCCACCAGGAACAGCCGCTGAACGCCATACTCCCCGGCTTCGAGCACTACGTGCCGATCGCCGCCCGGGCCGCCGCTGCCCTCGGGCTGCCCGGCATCGATCCGCGGTCCGTCGACGGCCTGCGGTACAAGCATCTGATGCGCCGGGCGGTCGCCACCGCCGGCCTGGACCAGCCCGCCTTCCGCGCCGCCTCCAGCGAACGGGCGCTCGCCGCCGCGTACGCCGAACTGGGCCCGCACTGCGTCGTCAAGCCCGTCGACCAGTCGGGCAGCCTCGGCGTACGGAAGGTGTCGACGGCCGCCGAAGCGCTGGCAGCCTTCCGCCACGCCCTGCGCCCCGCCGCCCGGTCCGGACCGGGCGGGCTGCGCCTGGCCGTCGTCGAGGAGTACGTCCAGGGGCCCGAGTACAGCGTCGAGGGGTACGCCGAGGGCGACCGGATCCACGTCCTCGCGATCACCGAGAAAGTCCTGGGGCTGGAACCGCACTTCGTCGAGGTCGGCCACATCGTCCCCGCGCAGCTGCCGCCGTCCCCGGCCCGCGAGATCGAGGAGTACATCACCGGTGTCGCCCGGGTACTCGGGCTCGGACTCGGGCCGTTCCACGCCGAGTTGAGGATGACCGAACGCGGCCCGCTGCTGATGGAGATCGCCGCCCGGCTGCCCGGCGACCGCATCCCCGATCTGCTGCGGCTGGCCAAGGGAGTGGATCTGTACGAGATCATGCTCCGCGCCCACCTCGGGCAGCCCAACCCGCAGCCGCGGCCCGCCCCCGGCGGCGGCCGCGCCGGAATCCGCTACTTCCTGCGGCCGGGACTGCGCGGCTATCAGGACTTCCGCGTCGACCCGCTGCTGGAGTCCGATCCGCGGGTCAGGGAGATCGGCGTACTGCTGCCGCCCGGCACCGAGCTGCCGGACCCGGGCAGCTCGGCGGGACGGCTCGGCTACGTGCTCGCCGCCGGTGATTCGTACGACGAGACGGCGGGGCTGCTGCGGCTCGCCGACACCTCCGTGACCTTCAGCTGA
- a CDS encoding phosphoribosylanthranilate isomerase, protein MYVKVCGLRKAAEVEAAVAAGADAIGFVLTPSPRQLTPQAVRELAALVPSGTAATVAVFRGEPLDEVRRATALAGVDTVQLHGEEEPEAFAALRAEGLRLIRATSPATGAPLETGAYGEDLLIVDSPRPGSGERWDPAALGTRPTGSWMLAGGLAPDNVADAVTGLRPWGVDVSSGVEISRGVKDIGLIERFIAAAKGTGPLPPKAD, encoded by the coding sequence GTGTACGTCAAGGTCTGCGGTCTACGGAAGGCCGCCGAGGTGGAGGCGGCGGTCGCCGCCGGAGCCGACGCCATCGGTTTCGTACTGACCCCCAGCCCCCGGCAGCTGACCCCGCAGGCGGTCCGCGAACTCGCTGCCCTGGTCCCGTCCGGAACCGCCGCGACCGTCGCCGTCTTCCGCGGTGAGCCGCTGGACGAGGTGCGCCGCGCGACGGCCCTGGCCGGCGTCGACACCGTCCAGCTGCACGGCGAGGAGGAGCCGGAGGCCTTCGCGGCCCTCCGCGCCGAGGGGCTGCGGCTGATCCGCGCCACCTCGCCCGCGACCGGCGCTCCGCTGGAGACCGGTGCGTACGGCGAGGACCTGCTCATCGTCGACTCGCCCCGGCCCGGCTCCGGCGAGCGGTGGGACCCGGCCGCGCTCGGCACCCGCCCCACCGGCTCCTGGATGCTCGCCGGCGGGCTCGCCCCGGACAATGTCGCCGACGCCGTCACCGGCCTGCGGCCCTGGGGCGTGGATGTGTCCAGCGGGGTGGAGATCAGCCGGGGCGTGAAGGACATCGGGTTGATCGAAAGGTTCATCGCTGCCGCGAAGGGAACAGGCCCCCTGCCTCCAAAGGCGGATTGA
- a CDS encoding anthranilate synthase component I family protein yields MTVTAPAPAPAPAATLMRVRVARDELPPHEPLALYADLRERLGSDQVFLFESLAGPDQDCRAAVVGADVLARITVRDGRVSFDGLPELVRHLETVAAQHPDVWDLLRAVDASFAVESEVGPGTYAFGFLATFGYEAAWYMEELPPRRPGAAPEITLTAFRHTVWYDVLGGGARHLRAEAAEFGGSGPLGSGLDVLVRGLPARRYAAVPTAPRPRAVRRTVGRKTFAQRVKRCLAHIRAGDVYQIQIGHRIEVRTPLGVLDAYRRLRHRNPSPYMYLAPWAGRTLIGASPELLFRIEDGRLTMRPIAGTAARSSDGGEEDARRVEALRASEKERAEHVMLVDLCRNDVARVTRPGTLSVDSMMSVEAFSHVHHLVSTVGGQLAQGEDVWSALRAVFPAGTMTGAPKLRAMELIDEIERQPRGAYAGAIGLIDVRGFAVLALCIRTAVHEGDTYALQASAGIVADSSADGEWRETLIKMSAVYGAVTGEELTA; encoded by the coding sequence ATGACCGTGACTGCCCCGGCTCCGGCCCCGGCGCCGGCCGCCACGCTGATGCGGGTGCGCGTGGCACGTGACGAACTGCCGCCGCACGAACCGCTCGCGCTCTATGCGGATCTGCGCGAACGCCTAGGCTCCGACCAGGTGTTCCTCTTCGAGAGCCTCGCCGGACCGGACCAGGACTGCCGCGCCGCGGTGGTCGGCGCGGACGTGCTGGCACGGATCACCGTGCGGGACGGGCGGGTCTCCTTCGACGGGCTGCCGGAGCTGGTGCGGCACCTGGAGACGGTGGCGGCCCAGCACCCGGACGTGTGGGATCTACTGCGGGCCGTCGACGCCTCCTTCGCGGTGGAGAGCGAGGTGGGCCCCGGGACGTACGCCTTCGGTTTCCTGGCCACTTTCGGCTATGAGGCCGCCTGGTACATGGAGGAGCTGCCGCCGCGCAGACCCGGCGCGGCGCCCGAGATCACACTGACGGCCTTCCGGCACACCGTCTGGTACGACGTGCTGGGCGGCGGCGCCCGCCATCTGCGGGCGGAGGCGGCGGAGTTCGGTGGCAGCGGCCCGCTCGGCAGCGGACTGGACGTCCTGGTACGGGGGCTGCCCGCCCGCCGGTACGCCGCCGTGCCGACCGCGCCGCGCCCTCGCGCCGTGCGCCGCACCGTCGGCCGGAAGACCTTCGCCCAGCGGGTGAAGCGATGCCTCGCGCACATCAGGGCCGGTGACGTCTACCAGATCCAGATCGGCCACCGCATCGAGGTGCGCACCCCGCTGGGGGTCCTCGACGCCTACCGCCGGCTGCGGCACCGCAATCCGTCGCCGTACATGTACCTCGCGCCGTGGGCGGGCCGTACCCTGATCGGCGCCAGCCCCGAGCTGCTGTTCCGCATCGAGGACGGCAGGCTCACCATGCGGCCCATCGCGGGCACGGCGGCCCGGTCCTCGGACGGGGGAGAGGAAGACGCCCGGCGCGTCGAGGCACTGCGCGCCAGCGAGAAGGAGCGCGCCGAGCACGTCATGCTCGTCGACCTGTGCCGCAACGACGTGGCGAGGGTGACACGGCCCGGCACACTCTCGGTCGATTCGATGATGAGCGTCGAGGCCTTCTCCCATGTGCACCACCTGGTCTCCACGGTCGGCGGACAGCTGGCACAGGGCGAGGACGTCTGGTCCGCACTGCGTGCCGTCTTCCCCGCCGGGACCATGACCGGTGCGCCGAAACTGCGGGCGATGGAGCTGATCGACGAGATCGAGCGGCAACCACGCGGCGCCTACGCCGGGGCCATCGGACTGATCGATGTGCGGGGCTTCGCGGTGCTCGCGCTGTGCATCCGTACCGCCGTGCACGAGGGCGACACCTACGCGCTCCAGGCCTCCGCCGGGATCGTCGCCGACTCGTCGGCGGACGGCGAGTGGCGCGAGACGCTGATCAAGATGAGTGCGGTGTACGGCGCCGTGACCGGTGAGGAGCTCACCGCATGA
- a CDS encoding ATP-grasp domain-containing protein: MNRHVLVINRWTNAFAEYHRYVDHTADRVSYLTTESGSGPLDAALAEEIRVLPDLSDTEDAVRVTAELIDHHGRFTHILALSEFDLELAGELRRRFSVPGRGPEEVAAVRDKVVMKGKVADAGLRVPGFRATPTATDVRAFAAGSGFPFVLKPRAGADSQGVHVVRGAGQLEALLNGADLSEAQCEEFIDGTLYQVDGVMARGKLLVVRSWRCGGNCLDFATGTAFSSVANDDPDFERRVTVFAERVCEALGITDDVFHLEVFRTADPADDDIVFLEIGARAGGGQVRFVWEEVYGVDLVAASAQVQLGDVPKIEPMDLNGPVAGYLMMPEPPVRPCVVDSVESLVARIPAMYAETLPPRGTVLQGHGGAVHTAGTFRFSATGAELVETAIRQTLAAYRIEWSPLREDHDVLV; this comes from the coding sequence GTGAACCGCCACGTCCTTGTCATCAACCGCTGGACCAACGCCTTCGCCGAGTACCACCGCTACGTCGACCACACCGCCGACCGGGTCTCGTACCTGACCACCGAAAGCGGCAGCGGTCCGCTGGACGCGGCGCTCGCCGAGGAGATCCGGGTCCTGCCCGACCTCTCCGACACCGAGGACGCCGTCCGCGTCACCGCCGAACTCATCGACCACCACGGCCGGTTCACCCACATCCTGGCGCTCTCCGAGTTCGACCTGGAGCTCGCCGGTGAGCTGCGCCGCCGCTTCTCGGTCCCCGGCCGTGGCCCCGAGGAGGTCGCCGCAGTCCGCGACAAGGTGGTGATGAAGGGCAAGGTCGCCGATGCCGGTCTGCGGGTGCCCGGCTTCCGGGCCACTCCCACCGCAACGGACGTCCGGGCCTTCGCCGCCGGGTCGGGCTTCCCGTTCGTACTGAAGCCGCGGGCCGGCGCCGACAGCCAGGGCGTGCATGTGGTGCGCGGCGCCGGGCAGCTGGAGGCGCTGCTGAACGGGGCCGACCTGAGCGAGGCGCAGTGCGAGGAGTTCATCGACGGGACGCTGTACCAGGTCGACGGGGTGATGGCCCGCGGAAAGCTGCTCGTCGTACGCAGCTGGCGGTGCGGCGGCAACTGCCTGGACTTCGCCACCGGCACCGCCTTCAGCTCCGTCGCCAATGACGACCCGGACTTCGAGCGCCGCGTCACGGTCTTCGCCGAACGGGTCTGCGAGGCACTCGGGATCACCGACGACGTCTTCCACCTGGAGGTGTTCCGCACGGCGGACCCCGCCGACGACGACATTGTCTTCCTGGAGATCGGCGCCCGTGCGGGCGGCGGCCAGGTCCGTTTCGTCTGGGAAGAGGTGTACGGAGTCGACCTGGTCGCCGCATCCGCACAGGTCCAGCTCGGCGACGTACCGAAGATCGAGCCGATGGACCTGAACGGCCCTGTCGCCGGCTATCTGATGATGCCCGAGCCGCCGGTACGGCCCTGTGTCGTCGACAGCGTGGAGTCGCTGGTGGCACGGATTCCGGCGATGTACGCCGAGACGCTGCCGCCGCGCGGCACGGTCCTCCAGGGCCACGGCGGTGCCGTCCACACTGCGGGAACCTTCCGCTTCAGCGCGACCGGTGCGGAGCTGGTCGAGACCGCGATCCGGCAGACCCTCGCCGCGTACCGCATCGAGTGGAGTCCGCTCAGGGAGGACCACGATGTCCTCGTCTGA
- a CDS encoding MFS transporter: MSSSDLLTKAEEVPGLWRNRDFRRLWGGQTVSLLGSRVTELALPLTAIVLLDASPAQLGLLNAAQYLPVLCVTLLAGVIADRARRRPLLIGANLGRAAVLTLVPLLAWTQGLSIGALCVIAFLTGVLTAQFDVAYQAYLPALVPKEQLVEGNSKLQASRSVAETAGQGLGGALIQWLTAPVAILVDCLGYLVAAAALLRIRTPEVRPVRAGRTSVRKDVAEGLRVTLRSRLLRVIMFHASWYNLLWDVVLVVFPLYGIRVLGLGPAGLGGVVAAGSIGALGGSLAAGRLGARLGVGRAMVSGMAVASAATLLLPLAPGPGATGIAVLVAGYVLNGFGIAVFNIHSITLRQATVPGHLIGRVSATFRFVTWAVIPAGGLLGGLLATVFGPRTALLVTGVGLGVGAVAFVLSRTAKQS, encoded by the coding sequence ATGTCCTCGTCTGACCTGCTGACCAAGGCCGAGGAAGTCCCCGGCCTGTGGCGCAACCGGGACTTCCGCAGGCTGTGGGGCGGCCAGACCGTCTCCCTGCTCGGCTCCCGGGTCACCGAACTCGCCCTGCCGCTCACCGCGATCGTGCTGCTCGACGCCTCCCCGGCGCAGCTCGGACTCCTCAACGCCGCGCAGTATCTGCCGGTGCTCTGCGTCACCCTGCTGGCCGGGGTGATCGCGGACCGGGCCCGCCGCAGGCCGCTGCTCATCGGCGCCAATCTGGGCCGGGCCGCCGTACTGACACTCGTACCGCTGCTCGCCTGGACCCAGGGGCTCAGCATCGGCGCGCTGTGCGTCATCGCCTTCCTCACGGGCGTGCTCACCGCGCAGTTCGACGTCGCGTACCAGGCGTACCTGCCCGCCCTCGTCCCCAAGGAACAGCTGGTCGAGGGCAACAGCAAGCTCCAGGCCAGCCGTTCGGTGGCCGAGACCGCCGGGCAGGGGCTCGGCGGGGCGTTGATCCAGTGGCTCACCGCGCCCGTCGCGATCCTGGTCGACTGTCTCGGGTATCTGGTCGCGGCCGCGGCGCTGCTGCGGATCCGTACTCCGGAGGTACGTCCGGTCAGGGCGGGGCGCACCTCGGTCCGCAAAGACGTGGCGGAGGGGCTGCGGGTGACACTGCGCAGCAGACTGCTGCGCGTGATCATGTTCCATGCCTCCTGGTACAACCTGCTGTGGGACGTGGTGCTCGTCGTCTTCCCGCTGTACGGGATCCGGGTCCTGGGCCTGGGCCCGGCAGGCCTCGGCGGGGTCGTCGCGGCGGGCAGCATCGGCGCTCTGGGCGGTTCACTTGCCGCCGGCCGCCTCGGGGCGAGGCTCGGAGTCGGGCGGGCGATGGTGTCCGGGATGGCGGTGGCCTCGGCGGCGACCCTGCTGCTGCCGCTCGCGCCGGGGCCGGGCGCCACCGGGATCGCCGTACTCGTCGCCGGCTATGTGCTGAACGGCTTCGGTATCGCCGTCTTCAACATCCACTCCATTACGCTGCGCCAGGCGACCGTCCCCGGCCATCTCATCGGCCGGGTCAGCGCGACCTTCCGGTTCGTCACCTGGGCGGTGATCCCGGCGGGCGGGCTGCTCGGCGGTCTCCTGGCGACGGTCTTCGGGCCGCGCACGGCGCTGCTGGTGACGGGCGTCGGACTGGGCGTGGGCGCGGTTGCCTTCGTACTGTCGCGCACCGCCAAGCAGTCCTGA
- a CDS encoding anthranilate synthase component II yields MKVLLIDAYDSFVHIIDHYLRQQGAETEVVRSRTRTPAELAAARPDALVLGPGPGHPADSGHVELVRRFAGRVPILGVCLGHQAIGLAYGGRIETAARTVHGKTSRIDHDSTGVFAGLPDGAEVTRYHSLAVSEPLPDGLTVTARAREDGCVMGLRHRELPVEGVQFHPESITTQHGLRFIDNFLGGTKRWTETATAPATGRR; encoded by the coding sequence ATGAAGGTCCTGCTCATCGACGCGTACGACAGCTTCGTCCACATCATCGACCACTATTTGCGGCAGCAGGGCGCCGAGACCGAGGTCGTCAGGTCACGCACCCGCACCCCGGCCGAGCTGGCCGCGGCCCGCCCCGATGCGCTGGTGCTCGGCCCGGGGCCCGGTCACCCGGCCGACTCGGGCCACGTCGAGCTCGTACGCCGCTTCGCCGGCCGGGTGCCCATCCTGGGCGTCTGCCTGGGTCATCAGGCCATCGGCCTGGCGTACGGCGGGCGCATCGAGACGGCGGCCCGGACCGTGCACGGCAAGACCAGCCGGATCGATCACGACTCCACGGGCGTCTTCGCCGGGCTGCCGGACGGGGCGGAAGTCACCCGGTACCACTCGCTGGCCGTCTCCGAGCCGCTCCCCGACGGGCTCACCGTGACTGCGCGGGCGCGCGAGGACGGCTGTGTGATGGGTCTGCGCCACCGCGAACTGCCCGTCGAGGGCGTGCAGTTCCACCCCGAAAGCATCACGACGCAGCACGGGCTGCGCTTCATCGACAACTTCCTTGGAGGTACGAAGAGATGGACAGAAACGGCGACAGCCCCGGCCACTGGGCGACGATAG
- a CDS encoding B3/4 domain-containing protein: MTTTPPGTTFRRITVSPAARDLMPGVEVLTLAADITAGTASLAASTERLWSEAHAVWHRASRSEVRNAPHTAAYRDLSRMLGAHPDKQPPSVQALVDRGLRGKPLGAWPRINPAVDAVNAVAVSSLVALGVFDRDKLDGDVRLELTVGDEEFTALGADGPVPLEAGRPVLADDGRVLSLFAHRDGVHQAVTAETRRVLLLACSVPGVDADTCRDALVAAQRLLTGQE; encoded by the coding sequence GTGACCACGACTCCCCCAGGCACCACCTTCCGCCGCATCACGGTGTCGCCCGCCGCCCGTGACCTGATGCCGGGCGTCGAAGTACTGACTCTGGCGGCCGACATCACCGCCGGCACCGCGTCGCTGGCCGCCTCCACCGAGCGGCTGTGGAGCGAGGCGCACGCCGTATGGCACCGGGCGAGCCGCAGCGAGGTCAGGAACGCCCCGCACACCGCCGCCTACCGCGACCTCTCCCGGATGCTGGGCGCCCACCCCGACAAGCAGCCCCCGTCCGTCCAGGCCCTGGTCGACCGGGGACTGCGCGGCAAGCCGCTGGGCGCCTGGCCTCGGATCAACCCGGCGGTCGACGCGGTGAATGCCGTGGCGGTCAGCTCTCTGGTGGCGCTCGGCGTCTTCGACCGGGACAAGCTGGACGGGGACGTGCGGCTCGAACTGACCGTAGGGGACGAGGAGTTCACGGCCCTGGGCGCGGACGGTCCCGTGCCCCTGGAAGCGGGACGCCCCGTCCTCGCCGACGACGGGCGTGTCCTCTCCCTCTTCGCCCACCGCGACGGCGTGCACCAGGCCGTCACAGCGGAGACCAGGCGGGTGCTGCTGCTGGCCTGCTCGGTCCCGGGCGTGGACGCGGACACCTGCAGGGACGCCCTGGTGGCGGCGCAGCGGCTGCTCACCGGCCAGGAGTAA
- a CDS encoding flavodoxin family protein, with product MDRNGDSPGHWATIAALNGSERPDGLTARVLRMLGEAAAEHGVHLDVIPLREYEITPCGPCGDCNIRPVPCGMPDDTASLVDRLIRADGVLYAAPVHGFGLSSVMQTFIERAGVGHLRFERPLANKVAGVVVTGRRYSHDRVYGQLVDNVLLNRMILAGSGFPAFVHDQFAPEEDREGLAAARGLIDRMIDMLRVLLLPHGGREDTARLLASLPRNERAALLTPAAA from the coding sequence ATGGACAGAAACGGCGACAGCCCCGGCCACTGGGCGACGATAGCGGCGCTGAACGGATCGGAGCGCCCGGACGGACTGACCGCCCGCGTGCTGCGGATGCTCGGCGAGGCGGCGGCCGAGCACGGGGTGCATCTGGACGTGATCCCGCTCCGGGAGTACGAGATCACCCCCTGCGGGCCCTGCGGGGACTGCAACATCCGTCCGGTCCCGTGCGGGATGCCGGACGACACGGCCTCCCTGGTGGACCGGCTGATCCGGGCGGACGGGGTGCTGTACGCGGCGCCCGTGCACGGCTTCGGGCTCTCCAGCGTGATGCAGACCTTCATCGAGCGGGCCGGGGTGGGCCACCTGCGCTTCGAGCGGCCGCTCGCCAACAAGGTGGCGGGGGTGGTGGTCACGGGCCGCCGCTACAGCCACGACCGGGTGTACGGGCAGCTGGTCGACAATGTGCTGCTCAACCGGATGATCCTGGCGGGCAGCGGCTTCCCCGCCTTTGTGCACGACCAGTTCGCGCCGGAGGAGGACCGGGAGGGGCTGGCGGCGGCGCGCGGCCTGATCGACCGGATGATCGACATGCTCCGGGTCCTGCTGCTCCCCCACGGCGGACGCGAGGACACAGCCCGTCTGCTGGCCTCGCTCCCCCGTAACGAACGCGCCGCCCTCCTCACCCCGGCGGCGGCCTGA